GCCCCGGCAAACGTCGGCCCCGGCAAAAAGGCCGCACCTTGCGAAGGCACCGGCAGACCAGCGTGAATCACCCGAGTTCCGTCGCGCATTGTTCTCTCCCTTTCGTTTCTCCGAAGGATGTCATTCCGAGAAGCGTAGCGACGAGGAATCTCAAGAGGGCAGGGACCACACGAGATTCCTCACCTTCACTGCGTTCCGGTTCGGAATGACAACACCGCAAATTTCCATAGACGAAGTACTAGCCCTGGGTAATCGGAATATGGCGCGGTTGCAGCCGCACACGCTCCAGCCACGCGCGGATGTGTGGATATCCGCTCAAGTCGAACTCGCCTTCATGGGCGACATGGGTGTAGGCATACAGAGCAATGTCAGCGACCGTGTAGCGCTCATCGACAAAAAAGGCACGACTCGTCAAATGCCGCTCCATCACGTCCAGGGCGGCATACCCGAGCGCTTGCTTCTGCGGCAACTGCGCGCAACGCTCTGGCGTCAAGAGATGATGCGTGATCCAAAACCGCGAGGTAGCGATATTGGGCTCGTGGCTATACTGCTCAAAGCACAGCCACTGGAAGACTTGCGCTCGTTCCCACCGTTCCCGAGGCAGCAGCGGCGTCCCTTCGGCGAGATAGAAAAGGATGGCATTGGACTCCGCCAAGAATTTCCCCGGTTCGATCTCCAAGACGGGAATACGTCCGTTCGGATTCTTCTCCAGAAACTCCGGAGTGCGCGTCTCGCCCTTGACGATATCTAGTTCGATCCTCTCGAAAGGGATCTCTAGTTGCGTCAACAGCAAACGCACCTTATAGCCATTGCCCGATTCCAGATAGTCGTACAAACGGAACATGAACGGTCCCTCCTGTCACGTCTCCAAAGAAATTTTCAAGAGATGATAGCGGTGGACAAGGCGGCAAATCATCCACCCTCGGGATTGAGCGCCGAATGTAACCGAAGCCCTGCCAAATTTAACCGAAATGATACCGTTCAATTCTTGACGAAGACCTATACCAGCCGGTTAAATGGGTCTTCGTTAAGCGCGCTCTCACTGCTCGATCTTAATGTTTCAAAGAGTGCGCAAAAAGGAGGGAAGTTATGAACAAATGGATGTATAGAGGAGCATGCCTCGGCATGGCGGTAACGATGCTTTCTGGCTGCGCCATGGTACAGGGCGCGACGGGGATACGGGGAAGAGATCTTTGGCCAGGCATCGGATTCGCATCATTCTCGCAGAATCAAACCATCGAAGGACCACAAGCGCTTATCGACCAACAGTTTGAAGAGATCGATCTTGCGCTTCTCCTAGACCCATCGTCAGGCGGAAGCTCGTCTGCTGATTATGCCAAGAAACTTCAAGAGACCTTTGCTAAATTTTACGCTACCAATCCTACCAGCCCTGGCAGCGAGAGAGCTCGCAACGCCATCCAAGACCGTATCGTCGCCGCCTCGAATCAGCGATGCGCAGCCTATAAGCAATTCCTAAAACGGTATGACGCGGAAACCAACATCCTTCTTGGCGTTGCTGCCGTCGCCACTGGAGGTGCGGGTGCCATTGTCAAGGCGGCGGATACCGCCCGGGCTCTCGCCGGAATCACCTCTATATTGAGCGGCACCCGCGCCGAGATCAACGAGGACAATTTCCAGCAGCGGACGGTTCAGGTGCTGACATCGGGATTCGAGGAGAGACGAAAAGAAATTCTCGCGGACATGCTGAGACGCCGAGGCATTAGAGAAGATCCCGATGGCACTACAGTGCACACCCCTGGAGAGGATCTCACTACCTACACCGTCGAGCGCGCGATAGGCGACGCCATTCGTTATCACGACCATTGCAGTCTCGTAGCCGGGCTGGAGTTTGCAGCCTACGCCGTCGATCGCGTGAACGACCCGGGACTGAAAGCTCTGGATCGTACCTTCAATCACATGCGCAAGCTGTACAGACTGCCAGAATCGGGTGCCGGAGAAATTCTGCTGCCCTTGAACGAGTATAACGAGGCATCAGCGGTTCACGACGCTCTTACTGCAGAAGAAATTAACCTCACTGCCGCGTGTGAAGATCCGCTCCAAAGCGAAGCGGGAGACACGCAAGCTCAGACCGCCCAAAAAGCGAAGCTAAAAAAGGAATGCAAAAAACTGCAACCTCAGATTACGAAGGCTCTTACAGCGGCAAAAGCAATCTTGACGGACACGAACAAGGAAAGAGCAACCTCCTTACAGGATAGCCTGCCCAAGCGCCACGAAGCAGTCTACACAGCGGCGCTTAATGGTGCGGATCGTGCTGGAGCCGAGGCGAGCCTCCGGGCCGAGCAAGACGAAGCAAGACAGTTAAGCGAGAGCTTCACTAGTCTCGCAGCGAAACTGCAGCAACTGTTCAATAAAACAAGAAGTCTGCTTCAGAAGATAGCAGACTTGGCGTAAAGACGCCGGCAATGAAACAAGAACTCCACAAGTGGGAAAAGAGTGCTCCCGGCCATCGAAGAGACGGCAGCTCACGAAGCTCAGCGGGCTGCCGTCCATAGCCCAACAGATTTCCAACCTTGCATTCCTGCCAGAGTTCATGGATGCTTCCCCTACCAAAACATAGGGGTCGCACATCATGAACTCTCGTCATATCTCTTGCTTGAGCTTCGTCGCCAGCTTCGTCAGCCTCATCGTACCGTTCGCCTACGCCACCACCGACACGATCTACGTGAACGGTACTGTCGTCACTGTGCTCGCGGAAAAGCGCCACCTCACACGCCAAGACCTCGACAAGGTCTCGACTCGCCATCCGGTGTGGGCGCTGCACATCTCCGGACACTTCGGCGTCGCCAACAGCGTGGCCCTGCAAATCGCTGCAATTACCAAAGACACTCCGCAACCGTCGGGCGGCATCATTCGCAAGGATGAAGCAACCGGGGAGCCCAACGGCGCCCTCGAAGAACAAGCGATGCTCCAAGTCATGAAGCTGATCCCACCGCCGTCGCTGGAAAACCGCCTCGCTGCCCTGCGCGCCGCCGCTGCCGACTACGCCCGCCACGGCATTACCACCGCCCAAAACGGATTGACGGACGAGAGGAGTCTCAACGTTTTCCAGGAGGTGGAGAAAAGCGAGGCGTTGCCGATTCGTGTCGTGGTGTGGCCGGATTTCGCGACGGCGCAAAAGATGATTGACGGCGGCCTGAAAGTCGACTGGGCGCGCAGTCGCAAGCTGAAACTCGGTGCAGCCAAAACCTTCGCCGACGGTTCCATTCAAGGCTACACCGGCTATCTTACTCAGCCCTACCACACTCCGTTCCACGGCGATCCCGCTTATCGCGGATATCCCGCCATGCCACGCGAGAAGTTGACCGAGCTGGTGACCACACTACACCAAGCCGGGTTCCAGCTTGCGATCCACGGCAATGGCGATGCCGCTAAAGACATCGATGTGATCGAGACAGTCGTTGGCGGCAAGACAGTGTACAAGAAAGGCGAGTAAACCCAGAGCTTTTGTACGCGGGCATCAATGCCCGCGCTACACAGCAGCGCCGGATGAATCCGGCTTGCAAGCCCCGTTTACGGGGCGTTGTTGCTGTAGCCCGGCGACTTCAGCGCCGGGAAAAGTCTGGTCGGAGGAAATGGCGACGACACCCTCGCCGGGGGGACGGAGAATGACAACCTCAATGGCGGTCGCAGTGTGGATGCGCCGGACGGCGGGCCGGGGACCGACGCCTCAGACGGCGGGCCGGGGGAAGACACCTGCACGACCGGCGAGACGCTCACGAACTGTCCGTAGCGCGTCGGAGCGCTGTGCCCAGGCTCAGTAGCTCTCTGAAACACCTGCGCATCCGCAGGCAAAAATCCCCCCGCCAGCCGCTGCGCGTCTGTCGGCCCCCTTTGCAAAGGGGGCGGCGAAGGTGCAGTCGAGCGGGGGATTTCTCGGGTATGACGGTGCGGCAGGATTGAGAGCGATTCGGAGAGGCGCTAAAGCGCGGAGCGTTCCTCTGCAGCTCACTCGTCTTGCCGCAGCTCCGTCAGTGCGTGGATAATGCGATTCGGACGCACTGGACTGGAGCTGGGCAGCCCTTGCTGCGCATGATCGACCCAGATGCCGGTGATGCCGAGTTGCTGCGGTGCGCCGACGTCCCACTCCAAATTATCTCCCGCCATCCACGTGCGTTCAGGCACAGATTGCAACTGTTCCAGCGCATGTCGGTACACGCGCAGGTCGGGCTTCCCGGCACCGAACTCGCCTTCGATCAACACGCAATCGAACAATGACGCCAATCCCCAGCGCAGCACTTTGAGCCGTTGAAAGCGTGCGCCGCCATTGGTTAACAGCGCCAGCCGGACCCCGCGTATCCGCAACCATTCCACAGTCGCAATCGCCCCAGGAAAGGGCCGCGCCCTCGCTTCACGTTCAAGCGAATAGGCGCTGGTCATCTCGCTCGCAAGCGTGGGAGAGGCAATGCCTAACCGCTGCAAAGCCACTTCGAGCACGTGTTGGCGTGCGGCTAGCAGTTCAATGCGTCCACGCCGATTGCGCTCGGGATCGCTCCAGAACCATTCGCGATAGGCTCGGATTTCGGCCAGCAACGCCTCGGGGTCGCAGCCTTCCATCCGATCGAGAAAGGCAGGGAACACTATACGCCAGCACTGGTCGGCGCTGTCCGAGTCGGACACGATGGTGTCGTCAAGGTCGAGCAAAAAGGCTTTTGGCAGGGTCATCATGTGTCAGGCTCGTTTCTGGGCTGGAGGCGTCTTGGGCGACATCGGAGTTTTCTTGGTACTGCGCTTGCGCCGGGGAACGAACAAGAAGCCGCGACATTGCGCACTACTACAATGGCAACGGTAGTGGTCCTGGGCAAGCGCACTTTTTTGTTCGCTTAACTCTAGCTGGTAATCATACGTTAGCTCTTCCCCGGGCCTGATGTTCCGGATGGCCTCGATAAAAACGCGCCCGGAATCCCCGACCGACTCGCAATTGGGTGCACAGGAATGATTGATAAACCGGGCAGCGTTGCCGCCGACTCCGGCATCGATCACTATGGTTTTATCCACGGTAAACAGCAGCACAACGGCCGTGGGGTCGTACTCGCCGCCGTAGCGCGCGTCGGCTTCGGCATGCGAGATACGCTCGCCAACATACTCGACGATGCGAGTCCCTTTGGCGATGGGCGCGGCGGCAAATACACCCCGCCCGTGAATGGAAGAGCGACGGACGGTAAAGAGACGAGGGGAGCGAGATTGAGCAGCCAGCATAAGGAAGTATACTCACGGGAGCACGAGCAACAAGCTCGTGTTTGTCGCTCTTTTTTTCATCCCTATCGGTTTCCGCAAGAGCCCTGGCGCGACTACGGCAGCAAGGCCAGCTTCCCGAAGACGCGACCCGCCACCAAGTCGGCTAAGGATTCTCGCGCCTCGGCCAAAGGATACGTCTTACTCACGACCGCTTTGATCGCACCGGTCACGAACAACTCGGTTAAGGCCGCCGCCATTTCCGGCACTGCGCCCCCGGCATTCATCAAACTCATTCCCAACAGATTCGCGTCTTTCATCAGGGCGTGCATAATCGCGAACTGACCGTCCGGCCCTTTCCCGGTCCCGGTGCCAATCAGCACCACGCGGCCCTCGCGCGCCAGGATCGCCAGGTCTTTCGCGAGATTATCGGTCGCCACATTCTCGATAATGACATCGACGCCTTTGCCATCGGTCAGCTTCTGAACTTCGGCGGCAAAGTCTTGTGCCTTATAATTGATCGCCACATCGGCACCGAGTTCGCGCACGCGCACGGCTTTCTCCTCAGAACCTACCGTGGTCAGCACGCGCGCCCCTGCACGTTTGGCCAGTTGAATGGCCGCCACGCCAACGCCACCGCCGCCAGCCGAGATCAGCACCGTCTCGCCAGGTTTGATGGCGGCTCTGTGATGCAAAGCGCGATACGCAGTATAGAACGGAATCGGAATCGCCGCGCCTTCGGCGAACGAGAGATTCGCCGGAAGCAAGATGGCTTCGCTGGCCGCTAGGCAGGTTTTCTCGGCATATCCACCGAGTAACGCGCGACCGAACACCCGATCT
This DNA window, taken from Deltaproteobacteria bacterium, encodes the following:
- a CDS encoding glutathione S-transferase family protein, yielding MFRLYDYLESGNGYKVRLLLTQLEIPFERIELDIVKGETRTPEFLEKNPNGRIPVLEIEPGKFLAESNAILFYLAEGTPLLPRERWERAQVFQWLCFEQYSHEPNIATSRFWITHHLLTPERCAQLPQKQALGYAALDVMERHLTSRAFFVDERYTVADIALYAYTHVAHEGEFDLSGYPHIRAWLERVRLQPRHIPITQG
- a CDS encoding amidohydrolase family protein, producing MNSRHISCLSFVASFVSLIVPFAYATTDTIYVNGTVVTVLAEKRHLTRQDLDKVSTRHPVWALHISGHFGVANSVALQIAAITKDTPQPSGGIIRKDEATGEPNGALEEQAMLQVMKLIPPPSLENRLAALRAAAADYARHGITTAQNGLTDERSLNVFQEVEKSEALPIRVVVWPDFATAQKMIDGGLKVDWARSRKLKLGAAKTFADGSIQGYTGYLTQPYHTPFHGDPAYRGYPAMPREKLTELVTTLHQAGFQLAIHGNGDAAKDIDVIETVVGGKTVYKKGE
- a CDS encoding HAD family hydrolase; protein product: MMTLPKAFLLDLDDTIVSDSDSADQCWRIVFPAFLDRMEGCDPEALLAEIRAYREWFWSDPERNRRGRIELLAARQHVLEVALQRLGIASPTLASEMTSAYSLEREARARPFPGAIATVEWLRIRGVRLALLTNGGARFQRLKVLRWGLASLFDCVLIEGEFGAGKPDLRVYRHALEQLQSVPERTWMAGDNLEWDVGAPQQLGITGIWVDHAQQGLPSSSPVRPNRIIHALTELRQDE
- a CDS encoding SET domain-containing protein-lysine N-methyltransferase; translated protein: MLAAQSRSPRLFTVRRSSIHGRGVFAAAPIAKGTRIVEYVGERISHAEADARYGGEYDPTAVVLLFTVDKTIVIDAGVGGNAARFINHSCAPNCESVGDSGRVFIEAIRNIRPGEELTYDYQLELSEQKSALAQDHYRCHCSSAQCRGFLFVPRRKRSTKKTPMSPKTPPAQKRA
- a CDS encoding zinc-binding dehydrogenase, which produces MKAMRAHQVGGPEQLRLEDAPDPQVQAGQVQIRVRAAGINPADLVRLSGRLGMPALPYIPGTDVCGEVEAVGAGVSHVKAGDRVFGRALLGGYAEKTCLAASEAILLPANLSFAEGAAIPIPFYTAYRALHHRAAIKPGETVLISAGGGGVGVAAIQLAKRAGARVLTTVGSEEKAVRVRELGADVAINYKAQDFAAEVQKLTDGKGVDVIIENVATDNLAKDLAILAREGRVVLIGTGTGKGPDGQFAIMHALMKDANLLGMSLMNAGGAVPEMAAALTELFVTGAIKAVVSKTYPLAEARESLADLVAGRVFGKLALLP